From the genome of Perca flavescens isolate YP-PL-M2 chromosome 1, PFLA_1.0, whole genome shotgun sequence, one region includes:
- the dkk3a gene encoding dickkopf-related protein 3a, whose protein sequence is MMRVALLVLALTAVCNGILPEIVDLGISHILEDDSSQRQTELDRTFVKVEQLPEDPQKKPEDAFHQRNNESVNLSPHPNNLPASHHHNETASDKVIDNESVHPSAEQETNNITRAVQSSDLENNIDYGCIADEDCGKGRYCLYDKRNSKCLPCKEIDMSCTKDKECCGEQLCVWGQCSLNAAKGEAGSTCQYQTDCSPDLCCLLHKALLFPVCSAKPIERERCFGASNHLLELLSWDIQDKGPRKHCPCAGDLHCQHLGRGSMCLKGEDSSEEDQTDSLYSEIDYII, encoded by the exons ATGATGCGAGTCGCCCTGCTAGTTTTGGCTCTCACGGCAGTCTGCAATGGCATCCTCCCTGAGATAGTGGATTTAGGCATCAGTCACATCCTGGAGGATGATTCCTCCCAGAGACAAACGGAGCTGGACCGCACGTTTGTGAAAGTGGAGCAACTGCCAGAGGATCCGCAGAAAAAGCCCGAGGATGCGTTTCACCAA AGGAACAACGAGAGTGTAAATCTCAGCCCTCACCCCAATAACCTTCCTGCAAGTCATCATCACAATGAAACTGCTTCTGATAAAGTGATTGATAACGAATCTGTCCACCCATCAGCAGAACAG GAGACAAACAACATTACCAGAGCCGTCCAGTCCAGTGACCTGGAGAACAATATTGATTAT GGATGCATTGCTGATGAGGACTGTGGGAAGGGCAGGTATTGCCTTTATGACAAGCGCAACTCCAAGTGTCTGCCTTGCAAAGAAATCGATATG TCCTGCACTAAGGATAAGGAGTGCTGTGGTGAGCAGCTGTGTGTATGGGGACAGTGCAGTCTAAATGCAGCCAAAGGAGAGGCTGGCAGCACTTGTCAATACCAGACTGACTGCAGCCCAGACCTCTGCTGTCTTCTCCACAAAG CCCTGCTCTTCCCTGTCTGCTCGGCCAAGCCCATTGAGCGCGAGCGCTGTTTTGGTGCCTCCAACCACCTGTTGGAGCTGTTGTCCTGGGACATTCAGGACAAGGGACCCAGGAAACATTGCCCCTGTGCAGGAGATCTCCACTGCCAGCACCTGGG ACGAGGGTCCATGTGCCTTAAAGGAGAGGACTCGAGTGAAGAGGACCAGACAGACAGTCTATACTCCGAGATAGACTATATCATCTAG